From the Octadecabacter antarcticus 307 genome, one window contains:
- a CDS encoding IS1595-like element ISOan10 family transposase, protein MPARWKNDKPMSRPAFDARFSDEEACSHYLAEHRWPEGFVCPSCGTCKGWPLKRNRATWECAGCARQTSVTAGTVMHSSHLPLRIWFLAAHIITSHSNGMSALQLQAQLGLGSYKTAWLLLQKLRRSMVNPDRNPLKDLVEIDETEIPFRSRHDPEDRPKGGRSPVGKMFVVCAVELSRDGHPRRIRMKHIPDGASKTLHGFIGQAVEPGAHVITDGWLGYENPPANTHEAKVVSGKKAHDILHWVHRVFSNLKTWAKGVFHGLRKCHLQRYLDEFVFRWNRRRHMRSAFDTLLGIGVGIGPATYRDFVEQRA, encoded by the coding sequence ATGCCAGCCAGATGGAAAAACGACAAACCCATGTCCCGCCCGGCGTTCGACGCCAGGTTTTCTGATGAGGAAGCGTGTTCGCATTATCTGGCGGAACATCGTTGGCCTGAGGGCTTTGTGTGTCCTTCCTGTGGCACCTGCAAGGGCTGGCCGTTAAAGCGAAATCGCGCGACTTGGGAATGTGCCGGTTGCGCACGGCAGACATCCGTGACGGCTGGCACGGTGATGCACAGCAGCCATTTGCCGTTGCGAATTTGGTTTCTTGCCGCGCACATCATCACCAGCCATTCCAACGGCATGTCAGCGCTGCAACTTCAGGCGCAACTTGGCCTTGGCAGCTACAAGACGGCGTGGCTCCTCTTGCAAAAGCTGCGGCGGTCGATGGTCAACCCTGACCGCAACCCCCTGAAAGACCTTGTCGAGATCGATGAAACAGAGATTCCGTTCCGGTCCCGGCATGATCCCGAGGACCGGCCAAAGGGTGGGCGGAGCCCGGTCGGAAAGATGTTTGTCGTCTGCGCCGTCGAGTTATCAAGAGACGGACATCCGCGCCGTATCAGGATGAAACACATTCCCGACGGCGCATCAAAGACGCTACACGGGTTCATTGGTCAGGCTGTAGAGCCTGGCGCTCACGTCATCACGGATGGCTGGCTAGGTTACGAAAATCCCCCTGCAAACACGCATGAGGCGAAGGTCGTCAGCGGCAAGAAGGCACATGACATACTCCACTGGGTCCACCGCGTGTTCTCCAACCTAAAAACGTGGGCAAAAGGCGTCTTCCACGGCCTCAGAAAATGCCATCTGCAACGCTATCTCGACGAATTTGTGTTCCGCTGGAACCGACGGCGACACATGCGAAGCGCCTTCGACACGCTGCTGGGGATCGGTGTTGGTATTGGCCCAGCGACATATCGTGATTTTGTTGAACAGCGCGCCTGA